A genomic region of Bernardetia sp. ABR2-2B contains the following coding sequences:
- a CDS encoding trigger factor yields the protein MEIKLEKKNETNAFIHVSVKEEDYKAKFDKKLEDYRKQASIKGFRPGKAPMSLVNKMIGKEVRMDEVNDVVTKGVSDYIQEEKLDLLGAPIPQAENVDFGKSREFEFSYEIGLVPDFEYDISEKVEAENYKIDITSKEVDNYIDNLRSRFGTVENPEESDKEDFVYGEIFQMSKDEKGNETKSFSVETLIPINKITESEAEKFVGVKGGDTFTFTMEEALPNERERGFALGLEKEDAAKLSGEFTMVVESITRRIPAVMDEEFFKKVGAFKPVEPKAVVEGEEAQEESEEQAEPEVMNEEEFRNEIMTRLKDDYAKEGEALTDIYIRRDLIENTKIDLPDEFLKRWLAFANEGKFTKEQIEEEYPEFIKEMKWSLIQNRILKDKEVEITREDIMAEARKEVQNMMMRMGGGMQLPEAQMDNMAESFLKAEDGKHYQQIATQAMRNRSMQAIRESVSLKEKVVSEEEFAQIAESL from the coding sequence GTGGAAATTAAGTTAGAAAAAAAGAATGAAACAAATGCTTTTATTCATGTTTCAGTAAAAGAAGAAGATTATAAAGCCAAATTTGATAAGAAACTAGAAGACTATCGCAAACAAGCTTCTATCAAAGGTTTTCGTCCAGGTAAAGCTCCTATGAGTTTGGTAAATAAGATGATAGGAAAAGAAGTAAGAATGGACGAAGTAAATGATGTAGTAACAAAAGGAGTAAGCGATTATATCCAAGAAGAAAAACTAGATTTATTAGGCGCACCAATTCCACAAGCAGAAAATGTAGATTTCGGAAAATCAAGAGAATTTGAATTTTCATATGAAATTGGTTTAGTTCCTGATTTTGAATATGATATTTCTGAAAAAGTAGAAGCAGAAAATTACAAAATTGATATTACTTCAAAAGAAGTAGATAATTATATTGATAATCTTCGTTCTCGTTTCGGAACAGTAGAAAATCCAGAAGAATCTGATAAAGAGGATTTCGTTTATGGCGAAATTTTCCAAATGAGTAAAGATGAAAAAGGAAATGAAACAAAATCTTTCTCAGTAGAAACCCTTATACCAATCAATAAAATTACAGAGTCAGAAGCAGAAAAGTTTGTTGGCGTAAAAGGAGGAGATACTTTTACATTCACTATGGAAGAAGCACTTCCAAATGAAAGAGAAAGAGGTTTTGCATTAGGACTTGAAAAAGAAGATGCTGCAAAACTTTCAGGAGAGTTTACAATGGTAGTAGAAAGTATTACACGTCGTATTCCTGCTGTAATGGACGAAGAGTTTTTCAAAAAAGTAGGTGCTTTCAAGCCAGTTGAACCAAAAGCAGTTGTAGAAGGAGAAGAAGCTCAAGAAGAATCAGAAGAACAAGCTGAACCAGAAGTAATGAACGAAGAAGAATTTCGTAATGAAATAATGACTCGTTTGAAAGATGATTATGCTAAAGAAGGTGAAGCTCTTACAGATATTTATATTCGTAGAGATTTGATTGAAAATACTAAAATTGATCTTCCAGATGAATTTTTGAAGCGTTGGTTGGCTTTTGCTAATGAAGGCAAATTTACAAAAGAACAAATTGAAGAAGAGTACCCAGAGTTCATCAAAGAAATGAAATGGTCGCTTATTCAGAATCGTATCTTGAAAGACAAAGAAGTAGAAATCACGAGAGAAGATATTATGGCTGAAGCTCGTAAAGAAGTTCAGAATATGATGATGCGTATGGGTGGTGGAATGCAACTTCCAGAAGCTCAAATGGACAACATGGCTGAAAGCTTCTTGAAAGCAGAAGATGGCAAACATTATCAACAAATTGCTACACAAGCGATGCGTAATCGTTCTATGCAAGCAATTCGTGAGTCAGTTTCTCTTAAAGAAAAAGTGGTAAGCGAAGAAGAGTTTGCTCAAATAGCTGAATCACTTTAA
- a CDS encoding FAD-binding domain-containing protein, with product MEESVNLSIYWLKKDFRLADNPALVRALEDAKKENSKVALVFVIENEFLEAPETSAFHVNSVFTALSDLQNIIKKEYNKEIAIFTGNVIDVFEKIHKKTPFQKLYSHLEIGINWTFERDKNIIDFCRKNNIEWIELLQTGVFRRLKSRDERRKLWNKFNYTKALPIPTKEDFEIITLPTNWKCYKEYLKKELKLENFSFTLKNENGTKKEIQSVSETAAHQTLEDFLYYRGIAYRGGISSPNTAFTAGSRFSAHLAWGTLSGRFAYQATQERQKELKAEIEALENQLKEGKKILSKKQKENIEILIKEKKRWKGSLSSFLSRLHWRDHFIQRLETEPQTEFEAINPAYNALKYDDKTEFLEAWKTGCTGYPLVDACMRCLNQTGFINFRMRAMIASFAMHTLHLSWKTINAPMARLYTDYEAGIHLSQLQMQAGVVGINTLRVYSPTKQLIDHDPECDFVKEWIPELQNYTPKEIISHAENLDETVIEDYPKLIVDWEVESKRMKDKYFAIKKLPETKEISKKVYEKHGSRMGSMTSRASRKRNKTNSKKTTANKKRIEKIKNQMLIPYK from the coding sequence ATGGAAGAATCTGTAAACCTATCTATTTATTGGCTCAAAAAAGATTTTCGTCTGGCAGATAACCCTGCGCTTGTTAGAGCATTGGAAGATGCTAAAAAAGAAAACTCAAAAGTAGCTTTGGTCTTTGTTATTGAAAATGAATTTTTAGAAGCTCCAGAAACATCTGCTTTTCACGTAAACTCCGTTTTTACTGCGCTTTCTGATTTACAAAACATCATAAAAAAAGAGTATAATAAAGAAATAGCCATTTTTACAGGAAATGTTATAGATGTTTTTGAGAAGATTCATAAGAAAACTCCTTTTCAAAAACTATATTCTCATCTTGAAATAGGAATAAACTGGACTTTTGAAAGAGATAAAAATATAATTGATTTTTGCAGAAAAAATAACATTGAATGGATAGAGCTTTTACAAACAGGCGTTTTTAGAAGATTGAAATCAAGAGATGAGCGAAGAAAACTTTGGAATAAATTTAATTATACCAAGGCATTACCTATTCCCACTAAAGAAGACTTTGAGATTATAACACTTCCCACAAATTGGAAATGCTACAAAGAATATCTTAAAAAAGAATTGAAATTAGAAAACTTTAGTTTCACTTTAAAAAACGAAAACGGAACAAAAAAAGAAATTCAGTCAGTTAGTGAAACAGCAGCTCATCAGACATTAGAAGATTTTTTATATTATCGTGGCATTGCATATCGTGGTGGTATTTCTTCTCCCAATACAGCTTTTACAGCAGGTTCTCGTTTTTCAGCTCACTTAGCTTGGGGAACTCTATCTGGTCGTTTTGCTTATCAGGCAACACAGGAAAGACAAAAAGAGCTAAAAGCAGAAATTGAAGCACTAGAAAATCAACTCAAAGAAGGAAAAAAAATATTGAGTAAAAAACAGAAAGAGAATATTGAGATTTTGATAAAAGAAAAAAAGCGTTGGAAAGGTTCTTTGTCTTCTTTTCTCTCTCGTTTGCACTGGCGAGACCACTTTATTCAGCGTTTGGAAACTGAACCACAGACCGAATTTGAAGCTATAAACCCAGCTTACAACGCACTAAAGTATGATGACAAAACAGAGTTTTTGGAGGCTTGGAAAACAGGCTGTACAGGTTATCCGTTAGTCGATGCGTGTATGCGCTGCCTAAACCAGACAGGTTTTATCAATTTCAGAATGCGAGCTATGATTGCTTCTTTTGCCATGCACACGTTGCATTTGAGTTGGAAAACTATCAATGCTCCAATGGCAAGACTCTACACTGACTATGAAGCAGGAATACATTTAAGCCAATTACAAATGCAAGCTGGTGTAGTTGGAATAAATACGTTACGAGTTTATAGTCCGACCAAACAGCTCATAGATCACGACCCAGAATGTGATTTCGTGAAAGAATGGATTCCAGAACTACAAAACTACACGCCTAAAGAAATTATTTCACACGCTGAAAACCTTGATGAAACAGTTATTGAAGATTATCCAAAGCTTATTGTAGATTGGGAAGTAGAATCTAAGCGAATGAAAGATAAATATTTTGCTATCAAAAAATTGCCAGAAACAAAAGAAATTTCTAAGAAAGTGTACGAAAAGCACGGTTCAAGAATGGGTTCTATGACGAGTAGGGCAAGTAGAAAAAGAAACAAAACAAATTCTAAAAAAACAACTGCAAACAAAAAGCGCATCGAGAAAATAAAAAATCAAATGCTAATTCCTTATAAGTAA
- a CDS encoding M42 family metallopeptidase — translation MNIDKIDIELLSRLTNAAGAPGYEDRIREQIQKEIKDYVDEMSVDNLGNLIALKKGSNSDSSENKKVMVDAHMDEIAFMVTHIDDRGFVRFHPLGGFDPKTLTAQRVIIHGKKDMLGVLGTKAIHMMTAEERKKTAQLDDYFVDLGLPKEEVEKYISVGDTITRERDLVEIGNTISTKSLDNRIAVYILVETLKNLEATPYDVYAVFSVQEEVGLRGALVATRNIDPDFAICLDTTVTNDMPSVSPQKQVTQLGKGTGIKIIDSQTICDPRMVDFLKATADRESLKWQAEVLPAGGTNTASLQRGGSGSIAGAISIPTRYLHQVTEMVHKDDVLASTRLLMAALETMDKYNWDR, via the coding sequence ATGAACATTGATAAAATAGATATTGAATTATTATCTCGCTTGACAAATGCAGCAGGTGCACCAGGGTATGAAGACCGAATTCGTGAGCAGATTCAGAAAGAAATAAAAGATTATGTTGATGAAATGAGTGTAGATAATTTAGGAAATTTAATTGCTCTCAAAAAAGGCTCAAATTCAGATTCTTCTGAAAATAAAAAAGTAATGGTAGATGCTCACATGGACGAAATTGCATTTATGGTTACTCATATTGATGATAGAGGTTTTGTACGTTTTCATCCACTTGGAGGCTTCGACCCAAAAACGCTGACAGCACAACGTGTTATTATTCACGGAAAAAAAGATATGTTAGGTGTTTTGGGAACAAAGGCAATTCACATGATGACTGCCGAAGAGCGCAAAAAAACAGCTCAATTAGATGATTATTTTGTTGATTTAGGTTTACCTAAAGAAGAAGTAGAAAAATATATTTCTGTTGGAGATACTATTACAAGAGAAAGAGATTTGGTAGAAATAGGAAATACAATCTCTACAAAATCATTAGACAACCGAATTGCAGTTTATATTTTGGTAGAAACATTGAAGAATTTAGAAGCAACTCCTTATGATGTTTATGCTGTTTTTTCTGTGCAAGAAGAAGTTGGTTTGCGTGGTGCTTTGGTTGCTACTCGCAATATTGATCCAGACTTTGCCATTTGTTTGGACACAACAGTTACGAATGATATGCCAAGTGTTTCTCCTCAAAAACAAGTAACTCAGTTAGGAAAAGGAACAGGTATAAAAATTATTGACTCTCAAACTATTTGCGACCCTAGAATGGTAGATTTCTTGAAAGCAACTGCTGACAGAGAGAGCTTAAAATGGCAAGCTGAAGTTTTGCCTGCTGGTGGAACAAATACAGCTTCTCTGCAGCGTGGAGGAAGTGGTTCTATTGCTGGAGCAATTTCAATCCCTACTCGTTATTTACATCAAGTAACCGAAATGGTTCATAAAGATGATGTTTTGGCAAGTACAAGGTTACTTATGGCTGCTTTAGAAACGATGGATAAATACAACTGGGACAGATAA
- a CDS encoding AAA family ATPase: MQRKERIKNLLSALNKNLYERQEPIQLALLTAVAGESLFMLGAPGVAKSLIARKLKFAFTAGQSFEYLMNRFSTPDEVFGPVSIKKLKDEDKYERLTEKYLPGATVVFLDEIWKASPSIQNALLTVLNEKIYRNGEEEVKVELKGLIAASNELPPKNEGLEALWDRFLVRYMISEIKESGNFLQMLTSSEDVYEDTVSDELKITAEENLTWSKEIDEIELPTEVLNTIQLVKKQLDDTDNQIGNVYFVSDRRWKKVIRLLKTCAFLNGRTKVNLMDCFLITHCVWNQPEQLDKVRHLVSEVIRKHGHSISLNLTGLRKEIKELETEIEKETKVKHVTTREELYPVEQEFYQVMNLETSMDGKYIKRADFDRLTQEESTINVYDENFKLTYKVKAKKPSVQHQIHLFHNAQLLALGLRTHKVEKDEIIYRKAHQLIEKYWNEKLEELLSYVNENLEKLDTEKPEEWYELDQNLFVDARLAPIVKANLNDSVNQLNDIQLKLEKLKYYYKNLEE, from the coding sequence ATGCAACGCAAAGAACGAATCAAAAACTTACTTTCTGCTCTCAATAAAAATCTTTATGAACGCCAAGAACCCATACAACTTGCTCTTTTGACAGCAGTTGCTGGAGAAAGTTTATTTATGCTCGGCGCACCAGGAGTGGCTAAAAGTTTGATTGCTCGTAAACTAAAATTTGCCTTTACAGCAGGGCAGTCTTTTGAGTATTTAATGAATCGTTTCAGTACGCCTGATGAAGTTTTTGGCCCTGTTTCTATCAAAAAACTTAAAGATGAAGATAAATATGAACGCCTAACAGAAAAGTATTTACCAGGTGCAACAGTTGTTTTTTTAGATGAGATTTGGAAAGCAAGTCCTTCAATTCAGAATGCACTTTTGACAGTTTTAAATGAAAAAATTTATAGAAATGGAGAAGAAGAAGTAAAAGTAGAACTCAAAGGATTGATTGCAGCATCCAACGAACTTCCACCCAAAAATGAAGGTTTAGAAGCTCTTTGGGATAGATTTTTGGTGCGTTATATGATTTCAGAAATAAAAGAAAGTGGTAATTTTCTTCAAATGCTAACTTCTTCAGAAGATGTTTATGAAGATACTGTTTCAGATGAATTGAAGATTACAGCAGAAGAAAATTTGACTTGGAGCAAAGAAATTGATGAAATAGAATTACCTACGGAAGTCTTGAATACTATTCAGCTGGTCAAAAAACAACTTGATGATACTGATAATCAAATAGGAAATGTATATTTTGTATCAGATAGAAGGTGGAAAAAAGTAATTCGCCTTCTGAAAACGTGTGCTTTTCTGAATGGAAGAACAAAAGTAAATCTTATGGATTGTTTCTTGATTACGCATTGCGTTTGGAATCAGCCAGAGCAACTTGATAAAGTTCGACATTTAGTTTCAGAGGTAATACGCAAACACGGCCACTCTATCTCACTAAACCTTACTGGATTACGAAAAGAAATAAAAGAGTTAGAAACAGAAATTGAGAAAGAAACAAAAGTAAAACACGTTACGACACGAGAAGAACTCTATCCAGTAGAACAAGAGTTTTATCAAGTTATGAATTTGGAAACTTCAATGGACGGAAAATATATCAAACGAGCTGACTTTGATAGACTTACACAAGAAGAAAGTACGATAAATGTCTATGATGAAAATTTCAAGCTAACTTATAAAGTAAAAGCAAAAAAACCTTCTGTACAGCACCAAATTCATTTATTTCATAATGCTCAACTTCTTGCGTTAGGTCTGCGTACACATAAAGTAGAAAAAGATGAAATTATTTATAGAAAAGCTCATCAATTAATAGAAAAATATTGGAACGAAAAATTAGAGGAACTTTTGAGTTATGTCAATGAAAATTTAGAAAAACTAGATACCGAAAAACCAGAAGAATGGTATGAATTAGACCAAAATCTTTTTGTAGATGCTCGTCTTGCGCCAATTGTAAAAGCAAATTTGAATGATTCTGTAAATCAACTCAATGATATTCAACTCAAATTAGAAAAACTAAAATATTATTATAAAAATTTAGAAGAGTAA
- the rfaE2 gene encoding D-glycero-beta-D-manno-heptose 1-phosphate adenylyltransferase, translating to MKPASKKIYKNVEDLQKKVDIWKFNNQKVVFTNGCFDILHLGHVDYLEKSAALGKKLIVAVNSDASVRKLNKGKERPINDEYARMRVLAALGFVDAVVLFGEPTPLEVITTLKPSVLVKGNDYSVENIVGADVVIKSGGEVKTIELVEGYSTTKIINKILNG from the coding sequence ATGAAACCAGCTTCTAAAAAAATTTATAAAAATGTTGAAGACCTTCAAAAAAAGGTTGATATATGGAAATTTAATAATCAAAAAGTAGTTTTTACTAATGGTTGTTTTGATATTTTACATTTAGGACATGTAGATTATTTAGAGAAATCGGCTGCTTTAGGTAAAAAACTGATTGTGGCTGTCAATTCTGATGCTTCTGTCAGAAAGCTCAACAAAGGAAAGGAACGTCCAATAAATGATGAATATGCAAGAATGCGAGTTTTGGCTGCTCTTGGTTTTGTCGATGCTGTGGTCTTGTTTGGAGAACCTACACCTTTAGAAGTTATTACGACTCTCAAACCTAGTGTTTTGGTAAAAGGAAATGATTATTCAGTAGAAAATATTGTAGGTGCTGATGTGGTAATAAAAAGTGGAGGAGAAGTAAAAACTATAGAACTTGTAGAAGGATATTCCACAACAAAAATCATTAATAAAATTCTAAATGGATGA
- a CDS encoding acetyl-CoA C-acyltransferase, with protein sequence MSQTAYIVTGFRSAVGKAKKGGFKNYRSDDLAADVIKHLVKSVPNLDPTRIDDLIVGNAIPEGEQGMQMGRIVSLLSLPINVPGMVLNRYCGSGLEAIGLASARIQAGTADCIIAGGTESMSALPMMGYKPALNWNIVSEHPEYMLSMGLTAEEIVRDYKITRADQDEFAVNSHKKALKAIKEGKFKDQIVPVEIEENYYEDGQKKTRKFTVDTDEGPRADTSMEGLQRLRPAFASDGTVTAGNSSQTSDGAAFVLVMSEKMVEELGLKPRLKMLAYTSAGVDPRIMGIGPVAAVPKALKQAKLNLEDIDIIELNEAFAAQSLAVIRDLKLDESKVNPNGGAIALGHPLGCTGAKLTIQLMHEMEAQDKKYGMVTACIGGGQGIAGIFERVN encoded by the coding sequence ATGAGTCAAACAGCATATATAGTAACTGGCTTCCGTAGCGCAGTAGGAAAAGCTAAAAAAGGTGGTTTTAAAAACTACCGTTCAGATGATTTGGCAGCCGATGTAATTAAGCATCTTGTAAAATCTGTTCCTAATCTTGATCCAACACGCATTGACGACCTTATCGTTGGTAATGCAATTCCAGAAGGAGAACAAGGAATGCAAATGGGACGTATTGTTTCTCTTCTTTCACTTCCAATCAATGTACCAGGAATGGTATTGAATCGTTATTGTGGTTCTGGTTTGGAAGCAATTGGATTAGCTTCTGCACGTATTCAAGCAGGAACAGCAGATTGTATCATTGCAGGAGGAACAGAATCTATGTCTGCGCTTCCAATGATGGGTTACAAACCTGCATTAAACTGGAATATCGTAAGCGAACACCCAGAATATATGCTTTCTATGGGACTTACAGCAGAAGAAATTGTTCGTGATTATAAAATTACTCGTGCAGACCAAGACGAGTTTGCTGTCAATTCTCACAAAAAGGCATTGAAAGCAATTAAGGAAGGTAAATTTAAAGACCAAATTGTTCCTGTCGAAATAGAAGAAAACTATTACGAAGATGGACAAAAGAAAACTCGTAAGTTTACAGTAGATACAGATGAAGGACCTCGTGCAGATACTTCTATGGAAGGTTTGCAACGTTTACGTCCTGCTTTTGCAAGTGATGGAACAGTAACGGCTGGTAATTCTTCTCAAACTTCTGATGGTGCAGCTTTTGTTTTGGTAATGTCTGAAAAAATGGTAGAAGAACTAGGTTTGAAACCTCGTTTGAAAATGTTAGCTTATACTTCTGCTGGTGTTGATCCACGTATTATGGGAATTGGTCCTGTGGCTGCTGTGCCTAAGGCGTTAAAACAAGCTAAACTAAACTTAGAAGATATTGATATTATCGAACTTAATGAAGCCTTTGCAGCGCAATCTTTAGCTGTAATTCGTGATTTGAAATTAGATGAATCAAAAGTAAATCCTAATGGTGGAGCAATTGCACTCGGACACCCTCTAGGTTGTACTGGCGCAAAACTGACTATTCAACTTATGCACGAAATGGAAGCTCAAGATAAGAAATACGGAATGGTTACTGCCTGTATTGGTGGTGGTCAAGGTATCGCAGGTATTTTTGAGCGTGTAAACTAA
- a CDS encoding 3-hydroxyacyl-CoA dehydrogenase/enoyl-CoA hydratase family protein — translation MTQAPASVQNPKSATTTAERHIRKVAILGSGVMGSRIAAHFANIGCDVVLLDIVPLEAPKDEKQEKSLLWRNSIVNKFLVEATKSKPAPFYSNTFAHRIKTGNLTDNLDWIADCDLILEAVIERLDIKQQLFERVEKHRREDAIIASNTSGIPMHMLIEGRSQGFKDHFCGMHFFNPPRYMRLLEIIPCEHTKPEIVDFLLKYGDLYLGKATVLCKDTPAFIANRVGVFAIMSGLHAVEKYGLTVGEVDRLTGPIIGRAKSATFRTLDVVGLDTTIKVAQGVAQNVPNDERKEMFELPNIVKELDKRKWYGDKTKQGYFKKTKDEKGKRVILELDLNTYEYKPTEKPNIKVYGKAKDEDDLSKRFAIFLNDDSKYGEFFRTTFYDVFAYVSNRIPEIADHVYQIDDAVSAGFGWEMGPFATWDALGVKETIAKMEEAGYKVADWVKNVDSFYKTENGKKQYFDIESKSYKTIPGTEEFIVLDAIRGTNKVWGNDGTTIFDLGDGVLGLEFHTKMNAIGGEVIEGINTAISLAEKSYSSVVIGSDAPNFSAGANLAMLYMYALEQEFDEIEMIIRQFQNTMMRAKFSAIPVVAATSGLALGGGCELCLHADHVQAHTETYMGLVEVGVGLIPAGGGTKEMIRRTANTFTTGDPRVNRLQDVFLNIATAKVATSAQEALEMGFLRGHDDYTLNRSRLLADAKRKAMEMVASGYTQPTQQQDIDVEGKTALATFTAGAVGMLYGHYATPHDIKIAKKLAYVISGGDLSGPAKVSEQYLLDLEREAFLSLCGEQKTLDRINSILFKGKPLRN, via the coding sequence ATGACTCAAGCTCCTGCAAGTGTTCAAAATCCTAAAAGCGCAACAACAACGGCAGAACGCCATATTCGCAAAGTAGCCATTTTAGGCTCTGGTGTAATGGGTTCTCGTATCGCTGCTCATTTTGCTAATATTGGTTGTGATGTTGTCTTATTAGACATCGTTCCATTAGAAGCTCCAAAAGACGAAAAACAAGAAAAAAGCCTTCTTTGGAGAAATAGTATTGTTAATAAATTTTTAGTAGAAGCTACAAAATCAAAACCAGCTCCTTTTTATAGCAACACTTTTGCTCATCGTATCAAAACAGGGAATCTTACTGACAATCTTGATTGGATTGCTGATTGTGATTTGATTTTAGAGGCTGTCATCGAAAGACTTGACATCAAGCAACAACTTTTTGAGCGTGTAGAAAAGCACCGTAGAGAAGATGCAATTATTGCATCAAATACTTCTGGTATTCCGATGCACATGCTTATTGAAGGAAGAAGTCAAGGTTTTAAAGACCATTTCTGTGGAATGCATTTTTTCAATCCTCCACGTTATATGCGTCTTTTGGAAATTATCCCTTGTGAGCATACGAAGCCAGAAATTGTAGATTTCCTTTTAAAATATGGCGACCTTTATTTAGGTAAAGCAACTGTTCTTTGTAAAGATACTCCTGCATTTATTGCTAACCGTGTTGGTGTTTTTGCAATTATGTCAGGGCTTCACGCAGTAGAAAAATATGGTCTTACTGTTGGTGAAGTAGATAGACTTACAGGTCCAATCATCGGACGTGCAAAATCAGCGACTTTCCGTACTTTGGATGTGGTTGGATTAGATACAACAATAAAAGTAGCACAAGGAGTTGCTCAAAACGTACCGAATGATGAGCGTAAAGAAATGTTTGAACTTCCAAACATTGTAAAGGAACTTGATAAACGCAAATGGTACGGAGACAAAACCAAACAAGGTTATTTCAAGAAAACAAAAGATGAAAAAGGAAAACGTGTAATCCTTGAATTAGACTTAAATACTTACGAATACAAGCCAACTGAAAAGCCAAATATTAAAGTGTATGGCAAAGCAAAGGATGAAGATGATTTGAGCAAACGTTTTGCAATCTTCTTGAATGATGATTCAAAATATGGCGAATTTTTCCGTACTACATTTTATGATGTATTTGCTTACGTTTCGAACCGTATTCCAGAAATTGCAGACCACGTTTATCAAATTGATGATGCTGTTTCTGCTGGTTTTGGTTGGGAAATGGGTCCTTTTGCTACATGGGACGCACTTGGTGTAAAAGAAACAATTGCCAAAATGGAAGAAGCTGGTTACAAAGTAGCTGACTGGGTAAAAAATGTAGATTCATTCTACAAAACTGAAAATGGCAAAAAACAATATTTTGATATTGAATCTAAATCATACAAGACAATTCCAGGAACGGAAGAATTTATTGTCTTAGATGCCATTCGTGGAACAAACAAAGTTTGGGGCAATGACGGAACAACTATTTTTGATTTAGGAGATGGCGTTTTAGGTTTAGAATTCCATACTAAAATGAACGCTATTGGTGGCGAAGTTATCGAAGGAATAAATACAGCTATTTCTTTAGCAGAAAAAAGTTATTCAAGTGTAGTTATTGGTAGTGATGCACCAAACTTTTCGGCAGGTGCAAACTTAGCTATGCTTTATATGTATGCGTTGGAACAAGAATTTGACGAAATAGAAATGATAATCCGTCAGTTCCAAAATACAATGATGCGTGCCAAATTCTCTGCTATTCCTGTTGTTGCTGCAACTTCTGGATTAGCTCTAGGTGGTGGTTGTGAACTTTGTTTACACGCTGACCACGTACAGGCACATACAGAAACTTATATGGGTCTTGTAGAAGTTGGTGTTGGTCTTATTCCTGCTGGTGGTGGAACGAAAGAAATGATTCGTCGTACAGCAAATACATTCACGACAGGCGACCCAAGAGTAAACCGTTTGCAAGATGTATTCTTAAATATCGCAACTGCAAAAGTAGCTACTTCGGCACAGGAAGCCTTAGAAATGGGATTCTTACGTGGACACGACGACTACACGCTCAATCGTTCTCGTTTATTAGCTGATGCAAAACGCAAAGCAATGGAAATGGTAGCTTCTGGCTATACTCAACCTACTCAACAACAAGATATTGATGTAGAAGGGAAAACAGCATTAGCAACCTTTACGGCTGGTGCAGTTGGAATGCTTTATGGTCATTATGCAACTCCTCATGACATTAAAATTGCTAAAAAATTAGCTTACGTAATTTCTGGTGGCGACCTTTCAGGACCTGCTAAAGTTTCGGAGCAATACCTTTTAGACTTAGAAAGAGAAGCATTCTTATCTCTTTGTGGTGAGCAAAAAACATTGGATAGAATCAACAGCATTTTATTCAAAGGTAAGCCATTGAGAAACTAA